From the genome of Eucalyptus grandis isolate ANBG69807.140 chromosome 2, ASM1654582v1, whole genome shotgun sequence, one region includes:
- the LOC104423418 gene encoding protein MAK16 homolog, whose amino-acid sequence MQQDEVIWQVIRHNHCSYMAKITTGIFCRNEYNVTGICNRSSCPLANSRYATIRDQDGVFYLYMKSIERAHMPEKLWERVKLPRNYEKALEIIDKHLMYWPKFLVHKTKQRLTKMTQMRIRMRKLALKTREKIMTTPRKEKKREARREEKAEKAAVLEKSIEKELLERLRKGVYGDIYNYPVKEYEKVLEMDSLQAVDEDEEEEPEIEYVEGYDELEEELEDDIEDFGGLPINRVHAIGDNGEDEDGDGDEDDDAEADQKRGRALRKVEKGDARSKPKKRAKVLVEVEHENADERQTAVH is encoded by the exons ATGCAGCAAGATGAGGTTATCTGGCAAGTCATTCGGCACAACCATTGTAGTTATATGGCCAA GATTACCACTGGAATATTTTGTCGAAATGAATACAACGTAACAGGGATTTGTAATAGGAGCTCCTGCCCTCTAGCTAACAGCCGCTATGCTACTATCCGTGATCAAGACG GTGTCTTTTACTTGTATATGAAATCAATAGAAAGGGCTCACATGCCCGAGAAATTGTGGGAAAGAGTGAAGCTACCAAGAAATTATGAGAAGGCCCTTGAGATTATTGATAAGCATCTG ATGTATTGGCCAAAGTTTCTTGTTCATAAGACCAAGCAAAGGTTGACCAAAATGACTCAAATGCGCATCCGAATGAGGAAGCTTGCTCTGAAAACTAG GGAAAAGATTATGACGACTccgaggaaagaaaagaagagagaggctagaagggaggaaaaagcagaaaaggcAGCAGTTTTGGAAAAG AGTATTGAGAAAGAGCTATTGGAACGCCTAAGAAAAGGAGTGTATGGTGATATCTACAATTACCCTGTCAAAGAATATGAAAAAGTCCTCGAGATGGATTCATTGCAGGCTGtcgatgaagatgaagaggag GAACCTGAGATAGAGTATGTGGAAGGTTACGATGAACTTGAGGAAGAACTAGAAGATGATATTGAAGATTTTGGCGGTCTTCCTATAAATAGAGTTCATGCAATTGGTGACAATGGCGAAG ATGAAGACGGTGAtggagatgaagatgatgatgcaGAAGCTGATCAGAAGAGGGGAAGGGCTTTAAGAAAAGTGGAGAAAGGTGATGCTCGTTCTAAGCCCAAGAAAAGAGCTAAGGTTCTCGTTGAG GTTGAGCATGAGAATGCTGATGAAAGACAAACTGCAGTTCACTGA
- the LOC104422270 gene encoding uncharacterized protein LOC104422270, with translation MSKEATQKSGVPQIIKSDVALKLAERWVNNMTKVAEDEQTEAKSEGRPSRLGLGAKFSHQMRPGLSNDPVGRKLYANLQSGKRKAAKDAEESGLTARDPGGDSDIDDELESRASAFAKKRPITPPVSLTMKKKRR, from the exons ATGAGTAAAGAAGCAACGCAGAAATCTGGagttcctcaaatcatcaaatctGACGTGGCTTTGAAACTG GCTGAACGATGGGTCAATAATATGACTAAAGTTGCTGAGGACGAGCAAACAGAGGCAAAATCTGAGGGTCGACCGTCTAG ACTTGGTCTTGGTGCAAAGTTTTCACATCAAATGAGACCTGGACTTTCAAATGACCCTGTTGGAAGGAAATTGTATGCCAACTTGCAGTCTGGAAAGAGAAAAGCTGCAAAAGATGCTGAGGAGTCCGGCCTAACTGCAAGAGATCCGGGTGGTGATAGTGATATCGATGATGAGTTAGAAAGCAGAGCGAGTGCTTTTGCAAAGAAGAGACCAATTACTCCACCTGTCTCTTtaacaatgaagaagaaacgGAGATAA